DNA from Quercus lobata isolate SW786 chromosome 1, ValleyOak3.0 Primary Assembly, whole genome shotgun sequence:
TGAACCATCTGTTGTCAAAATTGTTACCAGTTTGCAACAAATCAAGGTTTCACTCCTTCAAAATCAAGTGAAGTTGCTAGTTATTGATAGCATGGCTGCTCTGGTTACAGGGTAAGTTCAATTTTTCCAGTAACGATTGATCTAGTCTAGCTAGTTGTAATCAAATCCAGATTTGGTCCTCCACGTTAGAAAAGTTCTACATCACAATCAACATGCCTTCCTTTGCTTTAGGATAACTGTAATCTTGTCCATAACCTGCAGTTTTAAGGATTTAATTTATCATCTGAAGACTGAATCCTGAGTATGGAAAGCTTTGAGTGTGAATGATGATGCTTGTCCACTTCAATTGATCTTATAGAGTAAAATAGTCTAATTACCCACCCCACACCACACCACACCCTCCCCCTCCCTCCTAGATTCCTCTATATTATGAATAACTTGAGTTCAGAAACAAGGCAAGTTGAACTGGTGCTTTTCATTTGACACTTTTAACAAGAAGTGGCTTGGGAATATGcatgttttgatttgttgtcCCCTGCAATTTCCTATTCAATTTTCCTAGATATGTGTGACTGCCATTGTCAAAACTCCCCACCATATGCTCCATTACACGAATGAAGGCCATTGATGTGCTCTGGTTGGCTACATAGTTCCTTTCTTTATTGGTGCTATGTTTGCACATCTCTTCTATGTTtcgaatatatatttttaaaatatacaatCGCCACGCATCATACATTGTTGGTTGGTGTGTTAATACAGTATCGGTGGTTGCTCTACATTGTTCAGGGAATTCGAGCATGCGGCTCCCAGACAAAATACATTGGGTTGGCACGTTTCTTTTATTAAGTGAGGATCATACCATCTTAGCTGCTATATCACAGAATTTCTTAGCTATGGTGACTCTTTTCAATGAtgctctatctctctctctctctctcacccccAACCCTAATCTCTAGGTCACTAGCTGAATTTTCACGAATTCCTGTTGTGGTGACAAATCAAGTGAGATCTCAAAGCCGTGATGAGATCTGCCACTATTATTTCCAAGGTTAGATGACATAATCAGATTATAAAATCTTCCTCCTGATATATTGTTAAAGTATAGATTATTTTGTACAGTGCAAAGTTGGAATGAAACCATCGAGGATCGCACAAGACATGATTCTCATCTTGTTGCTGCTTTGGGAATTAACTGGGCTCATGCTGTTACAATTCGTCTTGTGCTTGAAGCTAAATCAGGTTGGTCTACACTTGCTAATTTTTGATAAATCAAAAGGAGCCTAAGTGTACATCTCCTGTGCATGCtattagaataaaatattttcattcaattttcttttgaatttatttttcttttagaatgtTATCTTGCTGAAGATAGTGTATTTAATATAAGAGTGGACTATGTTCCCTTCTAATTTAACAGGAAAAAAATTAgcgattttggtttttttttaacttgtttGAGGGATCTGAGGTGCCTGGcctccttttttcttctttctttaataattaatgttttatcagaaaatgctttttttttcccagaaaAGATTATGCCTATATCTTTCAAACTTGTATGCTTTCATTCATATTGGTATCAAAAACTAAACTATCTAGAATTTGTGTTCTTGAGATTGTGAAATGTCCTCCAAGAGAAGTCCAATTAACTTGTTTATTGCAAGATAAGATCCCCTCCAATTCCCTCCAACTTTAGATGTAAGACACGTGatgtttaaaaatcaaatgaatgtaACATGTCAcacatccaattaaaaatgGGAGGGAATTGTAGGATTCAATTGAAGGGGACCCTTTCCTGTTTACTGCTGGATTATTGAGACTACCTTTTATACATAGTATGTAACATGTGAAAACCATAGATTTTGCCTTTCCACTGGGTACTTGAGAtttctaattttcatttttcttgcaGATCAGAGGTTTATTAAGGTGGCAAAATCTCCAATATCCCCACCTCTGGCTTTCCCTTTTAACATAACTTCATCAGGGATATTATTGCTGAGTGATGATGGAATAGAGCTAACAGGGCCAGATATTAACGCAATTCACTGTCAAGGTTTGTCATTGAGATTTTGTTGGGTGAATCTGCAGAAGAATATTGAGTGGATGCCCAAGACTACCATTGGTCACTATTTAAAATGTGGAGCACTTAATGCAGATGGCATCCATCATTTAGTGTTTTTGCTTGTGGCTTTCCAGTGGAATAACTTCATAAGAACTGATAAACTAAAATTGTTTAACTTTACAGATCATGCTATGTGAACCTTAAATTTCGTTAGAAACTAGTACCcaaaaaattgttagaaaaatgtctataacacaaatttttaggacttctttattttttattttacgtgtttttttaataaatcaattAAGCCTCAGATCAATGACTCAAAAAATGCAGGCCATAATGACATTATCAATTTCGGTGGGGAAAGCTTGCAGTGATAAATCAAGACACAAGCTGCATTGATGAAATTTCAGGGATGTTCTTAGAAGTAGATAGAATATACTATGAATCCTGTTACTCATTTTGAACATTCTTTCTAGGTAAATTTGAAGTATAGAAGAGAGACCAATGAACTGAAATTGATGTATTTTCCTCTTAGATATCTTAGAGTTTGTATTATTTTTACATCTGAATATTTCAAGCATGAGCTAAATGAAAGCAAATTGCTGGTGGGATGGATTATGTCTAATGTAACTGTGCATAACAAAAGTATAGTGCCTTCCTGTTGCATAATATTAGCTTGCAAAACTTTCATGAATTGCAGTGAAATTAAAGTATGCTTCAACTACAGTAGATGATTCGCATGGCACAAACTGCAACATATTTATGTTTAGCACTTGGAGGATTTGTTCTTGCTGAATTGTGAGTATTTTAATCATTAAGTAAGAaagttgaggatccatagccgaCCCCAAAAATTTGGCCTGACAGTAGCAGAATCCTGATGTGCCATTGTGATTAAAGTTATACCTGCTATATTGGAAATTATAATTGTATGTTTTATATTAATGCCATGTTAATCTGACCGCCACACTTGTAGTGTATGTTTTTTGATGCTGGCATTTTATCAAATGAAGATGAAAGATGCATGTTCTTGTGGGAGATGTTAGATTGAGCAAAGAATTGGAAAAGCTTAAGATATAGGGAAAGGTTGAATTGGAAGGCCCTATTCATGATGGGTGGTCTACAAGAGTCACCTATATTTGAAATACCATTATCACAATGGATAGATATTTTCGGTTGTTTAAAGTACATGATGCTGGACGCGGGTTTCTAATTTCACTATAGTTAAGGATATTGGTTTCATTCAAATTGTGACTGAGACCCATGAGCCATGataatgattttgttttataacGTACTCCTATTTGTTCGAGAATCTCTTAGGCATAAATTGGAACAAGCAGAAACTTTGAGATGCTTGAATAGAAAGTGATAATTTTGAACCTGGTGTTTGAATTGGAAAACTTCAAGGTGATGTAATGCTTCTCACTCGGCATGCTATAAGTTTGGGTTGGGTTAGTACATTTGCTACGAGGCTGAAATTGAATAAGATTTCCAAGCCTGCCATGCCATCCATGTGCCTTGGCCTAGTTGTCAATATACTGTAATTTGTAAATGGTGAACTTTCAATCTTCTCTGCCTCCATAGTGAGTCATAATTTGCTTATGCTTCAATATTATGTAAGTGTACTaccaaaaattttcttgggtAGAAATCAATAGCTATTCCTGTAGGTCTTGACTCAGGACACAAGcctctacttcttttttttctttttttgagctTGGCCCTTTTCATTGCTAATAGAAttgtgaaagaagaagaattcaGGAAGGCATGTTTTAGCGGAAAACATTGAGGAAGAAATGTCAAAGCGTCTGCCAGTTCATTTTTGGGTAAGAATGGTTTGTATGAGCTTGAGTAGAAGTTCTACGGTCCATGTTTTCTGAGTAACATATATAGACAGACGGGGACTTAGGATATGATTTGTTAGTAAAATTATTTATCGGGTTTGattttctcactctctttgTACACTGTCCATAAACATCATATGTTATCATGTGTTAAATGTGAATATTCTTGAAAAAAGTAGACACCCGATATGAAAATGTGAACATTTATCATGAGGTGTGAAACAATAATTCCTTTATTTAAAGCAAAAATTATCTCTCGTATCCATTATATGAAGTGGGTATAGATGTACATATATTCGTAAGATCTATGTGCTAAGAGACATGCACATATAGTTGGTGCATGAGATTATTTGGcaatggaaaaaataataataaataaataaagaggttcaattttttttttttcggatacctaaagtatatatttactctctaaaaataagtaactttttttgttggattaATTATAAGTGATGCGATTTGCTGCTAGTTTCAAAGATAAAGTAGCGAGGTGGAAAGCATTAATTAAGTGGgctattttatttgataagctCAAAACCCTTTTCAAGTAACCCATACGTTTGCCAAACCCTGTTGAATAAATGTGACACCCAATCAgcccaaaagcaaaaaaagaaggcGAATAAACTAAACCCAACGAGTTGATTGATCAGAAGCCACTTGTGATTATAGAAGTAAAGATATTTTGCaatatttactatctttttatAGTGGAGTATCCATGCTTATTtatacatgtttgtttgtttgtttttcccctAAAATGCTTATTCATGATGTTCATGTTAGTAGAAAAGGCATATATAGAATTATAGAAAGCCAAAACAAGGATTAGCCAATCCTTGTTAAGTTCCATAGAGGGAAAAGAGGTAGTGGCGACTTTTTGTCTTTCTGAATCctctgggaaaaaaaaataaaaataaaaaaagaggtgGAAAGTAGAGAGGCAGTTGATTGTTATAAACTAGGAGTAATAGCAAGTTGAGCAGAAAGCAATGGATacaaattaaaa
Protein-coding regions in this window:
- the LOC115988683 gene encoding DNA repair protein RAD51 homolog 2 isoform X3 encodes the protein MANKQISQMGLPKSIANVFAARNVFTAKDALSLTEFELMELLDVGLAQVTSAVAHISEIVCPPYQTALSLMELRVQNEHLAGHLPTHMKGLDEALCGGIPFGVLTELVGPAGIGKTQFCLKLSLLASLPASYGGLDGHVIYIDVESKFSSRRLIEIGVKSFPEIFHRKGMAQEMAGRIHVLRPASLSEFTESLQQIKVSLLQNQVKLLVIDSMAALVTGEFEHAAPRQNTLGWHVSFIKSLAEFSRIPVVVTNQVRSQSRDEICHYYFQVQSWNETIEDRTRHDSHLVAALGINWAHAVTIRLVLEAKSDQRFIKVAKSPISPPLAFPFNITSSGILLLSDDGIELTGPDINAIHCQGLSLRFCWVNLQKNIEWMPKTTIGHYLKCGALNADGIHHLVFLLVAFQWNNFIRTDKLKLFNFTDHAM
- the LOC115988683 gene encoding DNA repair protein RAD51 homolog 2 isoform X1, with protein sequence MANKQISQMGLPKSIANVFAARNVFTAKDALSLTEFELMELLDVGLAQVTSAVAHISEIVCPPYQTALSLMELRVQNEHLAGHLPTHMKGLDEALCGGIPFGVLTELVGPAGIGKTQFCLKLSLLASLPASYGGLDGHVIYIDVESKFSSRRLIEIGVKSFPEIFHRKGMAQEMAGRIHVLRPASLSEFTESEPSVVKIVTSLQQIKVSLLQNQVKLLVIDSMAALVTGEFEHAAPRQNTLGWHVSFIKSLAEFSRIPVVVTNQVRSQSRDEICHYYFQVQSWNETIEDRTRHDSHLVAALGINWAHAVTIRLVLEAKSDQRFIKVAKSPISPPLAFPFNITSSGILLLSDDGIELTGPDINAIHCQGLSLRFCWVNLQKNIEWMPKTTIGHYLKCGALNADGIHHLVFLLVAFQWNNFIRTDKLKLFNFTDHAM
- the LOC115988683 gene encoding DNA repair protein RAD51 homolog 2 isoform X2 yields the protein MANKQISQMGLPKSIANVFAARNVFTAKDALSLTEFELMELLDVGLAQVTSAVAHISEIVCPPYQTALSLMELRVQNEHLAGHLPTHMKGLDEALCGGIPFGVLTELVGPAGIGKTQFCLKLSLLASLPASYGGLDGHVIYIDVESKFSSRRLIEIGVKSFPEIFHRKGMAQEMAGRIHVLRPASLSEFTESLQQIKVSLLQNQVKLLVIDSMAALVTGIGGCSTLFREFEHAAPRQNTLGWHVSFIKSLAEFSRIPVVVTNQVRSQSRDEICHYYFQVQSWNETIEDRTRHDSHLVAALGINWAHAVTIRLVLEAKSDQRFIKVAKSPISPPLAFPFNITSSGILLLSDDGIELTGPDINAIHCQGLSLRFCWVNLQKNIEWMPKTTIGHYLKCGALNADGIHHLVFLLVAFQWNNFIRTDKLKLFNFTDHAM
- the LOC115988683 gene encoding DNA repair protein RAD51 homolog 2 isoform X4; translated protein: MANKQISQMGLPKSIANVFAARNVFTAKDALSLTEFELMELLDVGLAQVTSAVAHISEIVCPPYQTALSLMELRVQNEHLAGHLPTHMKGLDEALCGGIPFGVLTELVGPAGIGKTQFCLKLSLLASLPASYGGLDGHVIYIDVESKFSSRRLIEIGVKSFPEIFHRKGMAQEMAGRIHVLRPASLSEFTEREFEHAAPRQNTLGWHVSFIKSLAEFSRIPVVVTNQVRSQSRDEICHYYFQVQSWNETIEDRTRHDSHLVAALGINWAHAVTIRLVLEAKSDQRFIKVAKSPISPPLAFPFNITSSGILLLSDDGIELTGPDINAIHCQGLSLRFCWVNLQKNIEWMPKTTIGHYLKCGALNADGIHHLVFLLVAFQWNNFIRTDKLKLFNFTDHAM